In one Moritella sp. 5 genomic region, the following are encoded:
- a CDS encoding DUF4381 domain-containing protein: MDPLAQLKDIHLPAPVSTWPLSLYWWLAIIAVLLIIGLAIYGVLRYIEKTKLTRLALAELTKLQQQGCEVNDLHHLLKRIVLASFPRETTASLHGEAWLSFLDQQASSNKRPFTAFSNNNTAWTLDLYSAKPNAIAESSHFKTCQDWIKRTPLMPVEKQ, translated from the coding sequence ATGGATCCGTTAGCACAATTAAAAGATATTCATTTACCAGCGCCAGTATCGACGTGGCCACTGTCACTCTATTGGTGGCTAGCTATTATCGCTGTATTGTTGATCATTGGATTGGCTATTTACGGTGTATTACGCTACATCGAAAAAACCAAATTAACCCGATTAGCCCTAGCTGAACTAACAAAATTACAGCAGCAAGGCTGTGAGGTAAACGACTTACACCACCTGCTTAAGCGTATTGTGTTAGCCAGTTTCCCACGTGAAACAACGGCCTCGTTACACGGTGAAGCATGGTTAAGTTTTCTCGATCAACAAGCTAGCTCAAACAAGCGCCCCTTCACTGCGTTCTCAAATAATAACACCGCATGGACACTCGATTTATATAGCGCTAAACCTAATGCAATCGCCGAATCCTCACACTTTAAAACTTGCCAAGACTGGATCAAAAGAACCCCACTTATGCCAGTGGAGAAACAGTAA
- a CDS encoding VWA domain-containing protein, whose product MFEFNWPWLLLLLPLPLLIRFFSHAGQAQTPLVLPNLPYIETATGTATTPPRAIWPLVLMWLCLVIASARPMWIGEPQSIPQQGREMMLAVDLSGSMQIEDMQINNRMVDRLSLVKTVVADFIQQRKGDRVGLIFFADNAYLQAPLTFDLKTVSDYMQQAVLGLVGGQTAIGEGIGLALKRFDAADNPQKVLILLTDGQNTAGEVKPLEAAKFAQEQGVKIYTIGVGADAYYQRTLFGNQKVDPSHDLDEATLKTIAAQTGGQYFRARDASSLTAIYAELDKLEPVEQAQQQFRPQTDLFHWPLAIALLLSIFACYLRQGASHD is encoded by the coding sequence ATGTTTGAATTTAATTGGCCATGGCTTTTATTATTATTGCCACTACCTCTGCTTATTCGCTTTTTTAGCCACGCGGGTCAAGCACAAACGCCATTAGTGCTACCTAATTTACCTTACATTGAAACAGCAACAGGCACGGCAACAACCCCCCCCCGTGCAATCTGGCCATTAGTCTTAATGTGGCTATGTTTAGTGATCGCCTCTGCACGTCCGATGTGGATTGGTGAACCACAGTCAATTCCACAGCAAGGTCGTGAAATGATGCTTGCCGTTGATCTATCAGGCTCTATGCAGATTGAAGACATGCAAATTAATAACCGCATGGTTGATCGTTTATCGCTGGTGAAAACAGTTGTAGCTGACTTTATTCAACAACGTAAAGGCGACCGCGTCGGTCTTATCTTCTTCGCTGATAATGCCTATTTACAAGCGCCACTCACTTTCGATTTGAAAACAGTTAGTGACTATATGCAGCAAGCCGTACTCGGCCTTGTTGGTGGACAAACTGCGATTGGTGAAGGGATTGGCTTAGCGCTAAAACGTTTTGATGCGGCTGATAACCCACAAAAAGTATTGATATTACTCACCGATGGTCAGAATACCGCCGGTGAAGTAAAACCCCTTGAAGCGGCTAAATTTGCACAAGAGCAAGGCGTTAAAATCTATACGATTGGCGTCGGCGCAGATGCCTATTATCAACGCACCTTATTCGGTAATCAAAAAGTAGACCCTTCACACGATCTCGATGAAGCCACATTAAAAACAATTGCAGCACAAACTGGTGGCCAATACTTTCGCGCGCGTGACGCAAGTAGTTTAACTGCTATCTATGCCGAACTTGATAAACTTGAACCGGTAGAGCAAGCGCAACAACAATTTAGACCACAAACAGATCTATTCCATTGGCCATTAGCAATCGCATTATTATTGTCAATTTTCGCCTGCTATCTACGTCAAGGAGCTAGTCATGACTGA
- a CDS encoding VWA domain-containing protein: MTDFMLLRPLWLLALLPLIALAWYFRKNSQTKGWHTMLSPEIAQFLLAQHQPTTKSKHFFIPLASIWVLATIALSGPSFSYTERPVASISQAKIMVLDMSLSMRATDLKPNRLAQLRFKSTDIINSIKEGEIGLVAYAGDAFVISPLTTDTSTLLNLLPNLSPEIMPVKGSKPEAGIRQAIELLTNAGYQQGQILLVTDGINPTQADSINALLTDTDYSLSILGIGTAQGAPIKMPNGQLLKNNQGTIVVPQLNASLLKDTAQSNSGQVQVITHGSQQLTDLFNHPLSFQNNQKTELTTEQRNDDGIWLLPLIALLAAFSFRKQLFFSFFLVFLLQPESSYAAETSIWNNSNENGALLYQDKQYQQAADTFSDEKWQASALYEAGEYQQAIDLWSNNPSSDSYYNQGNALMKLGNIDEATKAYEQALKLAPENNDAKSNLALAKKIKQQQKQQQGDKSKDSQSQQSQQDSQSQQDSQSQQDSQSQQDSQDKAGVAGQDETDKNSDEGNAQGLSAAQQTPLEKEQQKRLQKWLRNIPDDPSLLLRNKMYIESQQRKAESNQQNSSEQIW, from the coding sequence ATGACTGATTTTATGTTATTACGCCCATTATGGTTACTGGCGCTATTACCGCTCATCGCCCTTGCTTGGTACTTCCGTAAAAACAGCCAAACTAAAGGCTGGCATACAATGCTTTCACCTGAGATCGCACAGTTCTTATTAGCGCAGCATCAACCAACAACAAAATCCAAGCATTTCTTTATACCATTAGCCAGTATTTGGGTACTCGCCACAATTGCATTATCTGGCCCAAGTTTTAGCTATACAGAGCGTCCTGTGGCAAGTATTTCTCAAGCCAAAATCATGGTATTAGATATGTCACTATCAATGCGTGCTACAGACCTTAAGCCAAATCGCCTAGCGCAACTTCGTTTTAAAAGCACAGACATTATTAATAGCATTAAAGAAGGGGAAATAGGCTTGGTTGCTTATGCAGGTGATGCGTTTGTTATCTCACCATTAACTACGGACACAAGCACCTTATTGAACTTGTTACCAAATTTATCTCCTGAAATTATGCCTGTAAAAGGCTCTAAGCCAGAAGCAGGTATTCGTCAGGCAATCGAGTTACTCACCAATGCAGGTTATCAGCAAGGACAAATATTACTGGTGACCGACGGTATTAATCCAACACAAGCAGATAGTATCAATGCGTTATTAACAGACACGGATTACAGTTTATCGATTCTTGGTATCGGTACGGCTCAAGGTGCACCGATTAAAATGCCGAATGGCCAGTTACTTAAAAACAACCAAGGCACAATCGTCGTACCTCAGCTGAATGCCAGTTTATTGAAAGACACGGCACAATCGAATTCAGGGCAAGTGCAAGTGATAACCCACGGAAGCCAACAACTAACGGACTTATTTAATCATCCGCTCAGTTTTCAAAATAACCAAAAGACGGAGTTAACGACAGAACAGCGTAATGATGATGGTATTTGGCTACTGCCTTTAATCGCCTTATTAGCGGCATTTAGTTTTCGTAAGCAGTTATTTTTCAGTTTCTTCTTGGTTTTCTTGCTACAGCCTGAATCGAGCTACGCGGCCGAGACCTCGATATGGAACAACAGCAACGAAAATGGTGCATTGCTGTATCAAGATAAGCAATACCAGCAAGCTGCTGATACTTTCTCTGACGAGAAATGGCAGGCCAGCGCATTATATGAAGCTGGAGAATACCAACAAGCTATCGATCTGTGGTCGAATAATCCAAGCAGTGATTCCTATTATAATCAAGGTAATGCCTTAATGAAGCTCGGTAATATTGATGAAGCCACTAAAGCCTACGAACAAGCGCTAAAACTAGCTCCTGAAAATAACGATGCGAAAAGTAACTTAGCACTTGCTAAGAAAATAAAACAGCAACAGAAACAACAGCAAGGTGATAAAAGCAAAGACAGTCAAAGCCAGCAAAGCCAGCAAGACAGTCAAAGCCAGCAAGACAGCCAAAGCCAGCAAGACAGTCAAAGCCAGCAAGACAGCCAAGATAAAGCAGGTGTAGCTGGACAAGATGAAACCGACAAGAATTCGGATGAAGGTAATGCCCAAGGACTGTCGGCAGCACAACAGACGCCATTAGAAAAAGAACAACAAAAGCGCCTACAAAAATGGCTACGAAATATTCCCGATGATCCTTCTTTGTTATTAAGAAATAAAATGTATATAGAAAGTCAGCAACGTAAAGCTGAATCAAATCAGCAAAATAGTTCGGAGCAAATATGGTAA
- a CDS encoding BatD family protein, translating to MVKAIQTHRRFSTFSLMANFLILVGLLFTFSFQANAALKITASVNQNPIVQGSSFILEIRANESISASDWDNSALLANFVVGRTSINSQSSYFNGKTTHITTLTTVLMARNIGAYTIPAFTIDGATTQPIKVNVISSATASSRGIGNRNIELKVNISENNIYVGQQFIYTTTLYIAQNTQMQSGNLIEPTVADGVVKQIGKDENASQIVNGKRFETITRQYAITINTAGASTITPARFEGQVSTSKRGYRFGAVTPVIIQADTLDVNIQAQPKDYKGEWLVSDFVQLDEELQPSQENYQQGEPITRTVTLTVANVDKSALPVLTVNWPQTVKVYPDKPQLTSFAQQNSYFAQQVLSFAIIPNQLGELTLPEISVPWFNSKTQQQEWATLPAKTVTILPSENNVTNQNDQTPLLTSNGSNQENIQSLSTAPTESPVWRWLTFIFSGLWILTCVAWLILRKRSHKAPSPEITVATKTDNIWPQLQTALKNDDANQSSHLLYQWFKQCWPEIKNPQLTSLPMNKECQQACQDLFTFTYGKNAEITNWNGQVLLAQLTKLKGSKNTITKKQQPEIKTQLNP from the coding sequence ATGGTAAAGGCAATTCAGACACATCGCCGTTTTTCTACATTCTCACTAATGGCAAATTTTCTCATTCTTGTAGGCTTGTTATTTACATTTAGCTTTCAGGCTAATGCAGCACTAAAAATAACAGCATCCGTCAATCAGAACCCAATTGTGCAAGGGAGCAGTTTTATCCTTGAAATCCGTGCGAATGAAAGTATTAGCGCCAGTGACTGGGATAATTCTGCACTACTGGCTAATTTTGTCGTAGGTAGAACATCGATCAATAGTCAAAGCAGTTATTTCAATGGCAAGACAACACATATAACAACTCTGACAACCGTATTAATGGCTCGAAATATAGGTGCTTATACCATTCCTGCCTTTACGATTGATGGTGCTACAACACAACCAATTAAAGTAAATGTAATCTCATCGGCGACAGCAAGTAGCCGTGGTATCGGTAACCGTAATATTGAATTGAAAGTAAATATTTCGGAGAACAATATTTATGTTGGACAGCAGTTTATCTATACGACAACCTTATATATTGCGCAAAATACCCAGATGCAATCTGGCAACCTCATAGAACCAACAGTGGCAGACGGCGTAGTAAAACAAATAGGTAAAGATGAAAATGCCAGTCAAATAGTTAATGGCAAACGCTTTGAAACAATTACACGTCAATATGCCATTACCATCAATACCGCAGGAGCAAGCACGATTACCCCAGCTCGATTTGAAGGACAAGTGAGTACCTCAAAGCGTGGCTATCGATTTGGAGCTGTAACGCCAGTAATTATCCAGGCTGACACTCTAGATGTAAATATACAGGCACAACCAAAAGACTATAAAGGCGAATGGCTAGTCAGTGACTTTGTGCAACTCGACGAAGAGCTACAACCATCGCAAGAGAACTATCAACAAGGTGAACCAATAACCCGAACGGTCACACTAACTGTTGCGAATGTAGATAAGTCAGCGCTACCCGTCTTAACAGTTAATTGGCCACAAACCGTCAAGGTCTACCCGGATAAACCACAGTTGACGAGCTTTGCACAACAAAACAGTTACTTCGCGCAACAGGTATTAAGTTTTGCCATTATTCCCAATCAACTTGGTGAACTAACACTACCAGAAATATCAGTGCCTTGGTTTAATAGTAAAACACAGCAACAAGAATGGGCGACGCTACCCGCTAAAACAGTTACCATACTACCGAGTGAAAATAATGTAACTAATCAAAACGACCAAACTCCACTTCTAACATCTAACGGTAGTAATCAGGAAAATATACAAAGCCTATCAACAGCACCAACAGAATCTCCAGTATGGCGTTGGTTAACTTTTATTTTTTCGGGCTTATGGATATTAACCTGTGTGGCTTGGCTTATCCTACGTAAACGCAGCCATAAAGCGCCTAGCCCCGAAATAACCGTTGCAACTAAAACAGATAATATCTGGCCGCAATTACAAACCGCACTGAAGAATGATGATGCTAACCAAAGTAGTCACTTATTGTACCAGTGGTTCAAACAGTGCTGGCCTGAAATCAAAAACCCGCAGCTAACCTCACTGCCGATGAATAAAGAATGCCAGCAAGCTTGCCAAGATCTATTTACGTTTACTTACGGTAAAAACGCTGAAATAACGAATTGGAATGGACAAGTATTATTAGCACAATTAACCAAACTTAAAGGCTCAAAAAACACCATAACAAAAAAACAACAACCCGAGATAAAAACCCAGCTTAATCCATAG
- the fbp gene encoding class 1 fructose-bisphosphatase: MSIHKTLGEFIIENQSDFPHAKGELTALLSAIKLAAKIVNREINKAGLVDITGASGIENIQGEEQQKLDMYANEVFKNALIARGEVCGIASEEEDHYVFFDNQNSRNANYVVLMDPLDGSSNIDVNVSVGTIFSIYRRISPVGGPVSMDDFLQVGRKQVAAGYVVYGSSTMLVFTTGNGVHGFTYDPSIGVFCLSHESLTFPKSGKIYSINEGNYSKFPLGVKKYIKYCQEEDDATNRPYTSRYIGSLVSDFHRNLLKGGIYIYPQTAQAPTGKLRLLYECNPMAFLAEQAGALATDGYTPILDLKPTELHQRVPFFTGSVNMMDTAHQFMQEHKEEA; the protein is encoded by the coding sequence ATGTCAATACATAAAACACTTGGTGAATTCATCATTGAAAATCAATCTGATTTTCCACATGCAAAAGGTGAATTAACAGCATTATTAAGTGCAATTAAACTTGCTGCTAAAATTGTAAACCGCGAGATCAATAAAGCAGGCCTAGTTGACATAACAGGTGCAAGTGGCATTGAAAATATCCAAGGCGAAGAGCAACAAAAATTAGACATGTATGCGAACGAAGTATTTAAAAATGCTTTGATTGCACGTGGTGAAGTTTGTGGTATTGCTTCTGAAGAAGAAGATCATTATGTATTTTTCGACAACCAAAACAGCCGTAACGCTAACTATGTAGTATTAATGGACCCACTAGACGGTTCATCAAACATCGATGTTAATGTATCAGTTGGTACTATTTTCTCTATTTACCGTCGCATATCGCCTGTTGGTGGTCCAGTTTCAATGGATGACTTCTTACAAGTTGGCCGTAAACAAGTTGCAGCGGGTTATGTTGTATATGGTTCATCAACTATGCTGGTATTTACAACCGGTAATGGTGTTCATGGCTTCACTTATGACCCATCAATTGGCGTATTTTGTTTATCTCACGAATCATTAACCTTCCCTAAATCTGGTAAAATCTATTCGATCAATGAAGGTAACTACAGCAAATTCCCACTTGGTGTAAAGAAATACATTAAATATTGCCAAGAAGAAGACGACGCAACAAACCGTCCTTATACTTCACGTTACATTGGCTCTCTCGTATCTGATTTCCACCGTAACCTGCTTAAGGGTGGTATCTACATTTACCCACAAACAGCACAAGCACCAACGGGTAAACTACGCTTATTATACGAGTGTAATCCAATGGCTTTCCTTGCTGAACAAGCGGGTGCACTAGCGACAGATGGTTATACACCAATCCTAGATCTTAAGCCTACAGAGTTACACCAACGTGTGCCTTTCTTTACTGGCTCTGTGAATATGATGGATACAGCACACCAGTTCATGCAAGAGCATAAAGAAGAAGCGTAA
- a CDS encoding outer membrane protein transport protein — protein MSKFKKTTLATALLLVTAQSSAAGFQVSEHSASGLGRAFAGEAAVADNASVLARNPAAMSRFKKAELSIAGSYVKPNVDITGTKDASIGAALGRDASSLNADNVVHNAFVPAAYFIQPINDKFAVGLGLFSSYGVTTEFESDYVVGAAAGKTDLVTFNINPNLSFKATEKLSLGVGVSAVYGKATIERNYGDLVAAGGFSAAKKNSASDAAAAATARAVNNPGKDLFLLEGDAWGFGWNAGVLYEINKNNRIGLAYRSQVDLGFEGDFTGATSGGNKVKASLDLPLPATAEFSGYHALNDSFAVSYSVLWTEWSKFEELKATSSSCKDGECFLKEESFNNNLRYSIGAEYTINEFILRAGFALDESAGETTLSIPESDRFWYTAGATYNASNNLSFDFGVAYIYVEEVEFTEKTGPLEYGFKSSGDAIIASAQANYRF, from the coding sequence ATGTCTAAATTTAAAAAAACAACGCTTGCTACAGCCCTACTATTGGTCACTGCACAATCTTCTGCTGCAGGTTTCCAAGTAAGCGAACATTCAGCATCTGGTCTTGGACGAGCTTTTGCTGGTGAAGCAGCCGTTGCTGATAACGCATCAGTACTTGCACGTAACCCTGCTGCAATGTCACGCTTTAAAAAAGCTGAACTATCGATTGCCGGTTCTTATGTTAAACCGAATGTTGATATTACGGGTACTAAAGATGCTAGCATCGGTGCAGCTTTAGGCCGTGATGCAAGTAGTCTAAATGCCGATAATGTCGTACATAATGCTTTTGTTCCTGCAGCATACTTTATCCAACCAATTAACGATAAGTTTGCAGTAGGCCTTGGTCTGTTTTCAAGCTACGGCGTAACAACTGAATTTGAAAGTGACTACGTGGTTGGTGCCGCAGCGGGAAAAACTGACTTAGTCACATTTAATATCAATCCAAATCTGTCTTTTAAAGCAACTGAAAAATTAAGCTTGGGCGTCGGTGTTAGCGCTGTTTATGGCAAAGCAACTATCGAAAGAAACTATGGTGATCTCGTTGCTGCAGGAGGTTTTTCTGCCGCTAAAAAGAATAGTGCTAGTGACGCAGCCGCAGCCGCAACCGCAAGAGCTGTAAACAACCCAGGTAAAGATCTCTTCCTTTTAGAAGGCGATGCATGGGGCTTCGGCTGGAATGCAGGTGTATTATATGAAATCAACAAAAATAACCGCATTGGATTAGCTTATCGCTCACAAGTAGATCTTGGCTTTGAAGGTGACTTTACTGGTGCAACAAGCGGCGGTAATAAAGTTAAAGCATCACTTGATCTTCCATTACCAGCAACAGCTGAATTTTCTGGCTATCATGCTTTAAATGATTCATTTGCCGTATCTTATAGCGTGCTTTGGACAGAATGGAGCAAGTTTGAAGAACTTAAAGCAACAAGTTCATCTTGCAAAGATGGGGAATGTTTCTTAAAAGAAGAAAGTTTTAACAACAATCTACGCTACTCTATCGGTGCTGAATATACGATTAATGAATTCATCTTACGTGCGGGCTTCGCTTTAGACGAGTCAGCTGGTGAAACAACACTAAGTATCCCCGAATCAGATCGTTTTTGGTATACAGCTGGTGCCACTTATAATGCGAGCAACAACTTAAGCTTTGATTTTGGTGTTGCTTACATTTATGTTGAGGAAGTTGAGTTTACGGAAAAAACAGGTCCTCTTGAATACGGTTTTAAATCTTCAGGTGATGCAATCATTGCTTCAGCACAAGCAAACTACCGTTTCTAA